TAGATAATTGTTGAGATAAATATCTCTTCTAATGTCTTGCATATACATATGAACGGTCGGATCTACGATCCAACTATAGGTCGATTCTTGCAGGCAGACCCGCATATTCAAGCACCAAATAATTCGCAGAACTATAATCGTTATTCGTATGTGTTGAATAACCGGATGAGTTATACCGAGCGATTTTTTGCCTTGCCAAATTCTTATCGTACGATCTCCCAACCCTGATCATAGTTTTTACCAACCACCATCATACATTCAACCAAATTGCTGTCAGATATGACGATTTTAGCCATCTGAATATCAATTTAATTTTGCTATGACCAAGCGCAAAACGCTCAAGTTGTTAACTTAGGCGTTGGTGTATGACGATCTGGCATAATTGTAGCAATTTACAATATTTGCGCTAACCATTCGATAAATGGGTGACTTAGGTAGACATATAAAAACATTATGCCTAACCATATACATAACATAGCTGTATTGGCCGTGAGTAAACTTAGAAAGTGCAGTGGTTGTAATGTTAGTTGCTGAGTTAAAGCTTGTTGTCGTTTGGCATTGGCCTGTTGAGTGGCGTTTTGTTGTTGGCAATGCTGGCCAATAAGCTGGGTAATAGCCGTGAGTTTTTCGGGGCTTCCGGCAATTTTTAACGCGGCTAAGTCACAGATTATTTCGCTATCATTGCTGTAATGCGTGCGAATTTGTTGTTTTAATTTGTGTGGCCATATTGTTGTTAAACAAAACAATAGCCATTTACGTAGGTTGTCGCGGCGGCTTGCATGACAAAACTCATGGGCGAGCACGCACGCTAATTGCCGCTCGTTAAGTTTATTGACTAACTTATCGGTTACATACACCTGAGTTTGCCAGTAGCCAATACACCAAGCAGACATGGCATCGGCTTTAACCAGCCGATAATTGGCCGCTTGCTCGCTAGACAGTTGCTTAAGCGCCGCCACATAATGCCGGCTAATAAACAGTTGGCGTCCTAGTATAAATAAGGCGGCCACGACTAATACCAAAAATAGGCCGAGTAAAAAAGCTCCTTCAATGGGCGTGGTGTCAAAATGTAAATTGTGTGGTCCGCATAATTCGCCATGGCAATGGCTGGCGACGAGTGTGCTAGGTAGATTAGGTGATTGCAGTAGCAATAATACTAAACTGGCCGAAATAATCGGCGTTACAACATAAATCAACTGCAAGGCATTGCGTTGATACACATTCAGCTTGTTTAGTAAGTGACAAGTAAAAGGGTAAAGTGCGGCAAACAACCAAGTTAGGCTAACGCTTAATAACAACCAAGTTACCGCTAAATTGGCAAACTGGGTTAGGGAGCTAGTCATTGGTTTAATTCTTAGGTTTAGGGTTGTCGGCTAGGTGTGGTCTAACTTGCGGAGTGACTGCGCTTTCTTGCTCGGTTTTTGTGTTGGGCGAAGCCGAGTTGTCGTCGCCAATAAATTGCATAAAGCCTGAAATCATCGGGGCTTTGTCGCCACCACTGATCTGACTAGCAATATCTTGCATTAATTGACTAATGATGGTGCTTTGGCTGATCGCGGCTTGATATACGTAATGCCGCCCTTGTTTTTCACGTTTAACTAGGTTTTTGCGATACAGGCGTTCAAGCGTGCTTTGCAGGGTACTCAGCGAAAGCTGTTGCTCTGCTATTTGCTCTAATACTTGCTGGACTGATTGATGCGGCTTGTGCCATAAAATACGCAAAACTTCGATTTCGCGTACACCTAAACTAGGCACTGTTTGTTGGCTGGATTTGTTGCCAAACCATTGGCTCAACCCCTTGCTAATACCTTTCACGAAAACCTAGCCCTTATCGGTTTTTAACTCTTAGCTAATAATGAGCGCAATTCTTGATAATTATCAGCGATAAGTCAACGCCCTAGGAGAAAAGATGAGCAAGCTGACTTTACCATTATTGCTGTCGTGCAGTTTACCTGTTTTTGCGCACGAGCAAGCCGCAGAGACAATTGAAGTACAAGGTCGAGCCTTGAATTTAGTGGGTAGCTCGGTGTCTGCCTCCGAAGGGGTGGTTGGTCAAAAAGAAATTGCCTTGCGCCCGCTATCGCGCACGGGTGACGTATTAGAATTGGTGCCAGGAATGGTTGTTACCCAACACAGCGGAACTGGCAAAGCCAACCAATATTTTTTACGTGGCTTTAATTTAGATCACGGAACCGATTTTGCTACGGTTGTTGATCACATGCCTGTCAATATGCGTTCACATGGTCATGGCCAAGGGTATACCGATTTAAACTTTTTAATACCAGAAACCATACGCCAAGTGAGCTATAAAAAAGGTGCATATTATGCCGATGTCGCTGATTTCAGTGGCGCTGGCAGTGCGCATTTTAAAACAGTGTCTAAGTTGTC
This genomic window from Saccharobesus litoralis contains:
- a CDS encoding BlaI/MecI/CopY family transcriptional regulator yields the protein MKGISKGLSQWFGNKSSQQTVPSLGVREIEVLRILWHKPHQSVQQVLEQIAEQQLSLSTLQSTLERLYRKNLVKREKQGRHYVYQAAISQSTIISQLMQDIASQISGGDKAPMISGFMQFIGDDNSASPNTKTEQESAVTPQVRPHLADNPKPKN
- a CDS encoding RHS repeat-associated core domain-containing protein, translating into MNGRIYDPTIGRFLQADPHIQAPNNSQNYNRYSYVLNNRMSYTERFFALPNSYRTISQP
- a CDS encoding M56 family metallopeptidase, yielding MTSSLTQFANLAVTWLLLSVSLTWLFAALYPFTCHLLNKLNVYQRNALQLIYVVTPIISASLVLLLLQSPNLPSTLVASHCHGELCGPHNLHFDTTPIEGAFLLGLFLVLVVAALFILGRQLFISRHYVAALKQLSSEQAANYRLVKADAMSAWCIGYWQTQVYVTDKLVNKLNERQLACVLAHEFCHASRRDNLRKWLLFCLTTIWPHKLKQQIRTHYSNDSEIICDLAALKIAGSPEKLTAITQLIGQHCQQQNATQQANAKRQQALTQQLTLQPLHFLSLLTANTAMLCIWLGIMFLYVYLSHPFIEWLAQIL